Genomic window (Candidatus Latescibacterota bacterium):
ACACTGTCTATGGCCGTGAGGGTTTCGTCGGGGAACGCCCCAAAAACGAGATCGGCATGCACTCCCTCCGCGGAGGCGATGTCATCGGTGAACACCAGGTGATATTCGCCGGCGAAGGGGAGAGGTTCGAACTGACCCACAGGGCCCACTCGAGACGGACCTTCGCGAGAGGCACCCTGCGCGCGATAAAGTTCATAGTCGGGCAGGAGCCTGGGTTCTATTCGATGAAAGATGTGCTGGGTCTGTAATACAAAGTCTGCGCTTGTGAAAGAAGTCCCGCAGCCTCAAGGCCTCGGGACTTCTTGTATTAATGATTCATCGAACTACGCCCTACAGATTAAAGCAGACCACTTTCGGCTCTGTCATCTCCTGCAGGGCAAACTTGATCCCTTCGCGGCCGAGGCCACTGTTCTTCACTCCGCCGAAAGGCATCATATCGATCCTGTAATCGGATGAGTCGTTGATGATTATCCCTCCGACCTCTACTTCCTGGATCGCCTTGAACGCGTTGTCGATACTGCTGGTGAATATTCCGGCGTGGAGCCCGAAATCAACATCGTTCGCCTTCGCGATGGCTTCGTCGAGATTATCGACCGGATAGAGGTTCACCGTAGGCGCAAAGACCTCCTGCTTGTCGAGCGTCGATCCGGGAGGCACATCGGCCAGCACGGTCGGATCATAGATGGCACCATTCCTGGTACCACCGATGAGCACACGCGCGCCCTTCGCGACAGCGTCGTTCACCCATTTTTCGATCCGCTTGGCCTCGCCTTCGTTGATCATAGGACCCATATCGCAGTCCTCTTCCATTTTCGGCCCGACCTTATACTGCCTGGTGCGCGATACAAACAGGGTCTCGAATTTCTTGTAGATATCTTTCTCTATGTAGATCCTCTGAACGCCGATACAGTTCTGCCCGGCAGCCCAGAAGGCACCCGACACACTGTTCGCAACGGCCTGTTCGAGGTCACAGTCAGCACAGACGATGACAGGAGTGTTCGATCCGAGTTCCATCCCGATCTTCTTCAGCCCCGCCTTTTTAACGATCTCCTGCCCGGCCTCCACGCCACCTGTAAAGCTCACCATGCGCACGCGAGGATCTGTGACCAGGGCATCTCCTATCTTCGCTCCATAACCGGTGACACAGTTCAGGATGTTGGCGGGAAGGCCCGCTTCCATCATAGCCTCACAGAGCTTGAGCGCTGAAAGTGGAGTCACGGTCGCTGGCTTCAGCACTACGGAGTTTCCTCCGGCAATCGCCGGCCCGAGCTTGTGCGCGACAAGATTGAGCGGGTCGTTGAAAGGAGTGATAGCCGCGATCACGCCGATCGGGAACCTGAAATAGTATCCCTGCCTGTTCTCCGAACCGGGGCTCGATGAGAATGGTATAGTCTCTCCGACCACTCTCCTGGCCTCCTCGGCCGAGATCATGATCGTCATGGCAGCGCGTGCGGCCTCCCCGCGGGCCTCGCGGATCGTCTTGCTTCCCTCCATCGCGATCGTCTTAGCGAAATCCTCCAGATTCGCCTCGATGATATCGGCCGTCTTCCTGAGGATCGATATCCTCTCGTGGACTGGCAGCGCGCGATTTATCTTGTACCCTTCGACCGCCGCTGTTATCGCGGCGTCGATATCCTTCGCCGTACCACTCGGAACCGTATCGATGACGGTATTGTCGAGAGGATCCTTCACATCGATCGTGTCACCAGAGTCTACCCATTTTCCAGCAATCAACATCTTCATATTCTGTACCATTCCTTCCTGCGACTCATCGCGCCCTGACAGGTCACGAGACTTCGGCGCGAGATAGCCTGTCGAGTACCTATCTGGTCATCCCGTGGATTGCCAGAAGATCTATAAGCAACGAATATCCTGTTTCCTTCCTGCCCGCGCCCGGTCCTACTATCGTGACGTCGCCGAGCAGATCGGTATCGAAAGTCAGTGCGTTCATAGCGCCCCCCACTGAAGCCAGCGGATCGGTGACTGCTACTTTCTCCGGCTTGACCGAGGCAGAGACACCTGATGCGGTCTTCGCGACCTTGCCGATAAGCTTCCATCTCATACCCTCAGCCTTTGCCTTTTCTATGTCTTCGAGAGTGATCGCCGTGATACCGGTCCTGTCTACATCGGCAGGAGAGATCTCAGCGCCCATCACGCTCTTGGCCAGGATGACTACCTTCGCCAGAGCGTCGAATCCCTCGACGTCCGCCGTCGGGTCGGCCTCGGCGAATCCAAGTTCCTGCGCCTCCTTGAGTGCGTCATCATAACTCTTGCCAGTCTCCATATTGGTCAGGATGAAGTTCGTCGTACCGTTGAGGATGCCGCGGATCTCCCTGATATCGCATCCGGCGAGACACATCTCACCGAGGTTCAGGACAGGCGTGCCTGCTACTACGGTTCCTTCGTAGCGGAACATAACATCTTTCTCATCCGCGAGTTCGGCAAGTTCCTTGAAGAAGAGCGCCGTCGGCCCCTTGTTCGTCGTCACCAGGTGCATGCCACCTTCCAGCGACGCCCTGAAATGACTGTTGGCCGGCTCACCCGTCTTGATATCGGTATATGATACTTCGATCACGGCATCTGCATCTGCCTGCTCGATGGTCTGCAACGCGTCAAGACCCGTCGTGGCCCCGGGATACTCGGAGATCTTTCCGTCCTTCGCCAGATCGAGGACCTTCGCCAGATCGAGTCCGTTATTATCGAGAGCTGAACCTTTTGTGAAATCGCTGACCGCGAC
Coding sequences:
- a CDS encoding aldehyde dehydrogenase family protein, which translates into the protein MVQNMKMLIAGKWVDSGDTIDVKDPLDNTVIDTVPSGTAKDIDAAITAAVEGYKINRALPVHERISILRKTADIIEANLEDFAKTIAMEGSKTIREARGEAARAAMTIMISAEEARRVVGETIPFSSSPGSENRQGYYFRFPIGVIAAITPFNDPLNLVAHKLGPAIAGGNSVVLKPATVTPLSALKLCEAMMEAGLPANILNCVTGYGAKIGDALVTDPRVRMVSFTGGVEAGQEIVKKAGLKKIGMELGSNTPVIVCADCDLEQAVANSVSGAFWAAGQNCIGVQRIYIEKDIYKKFETLFVSRTRQYKVGPKMEEDCDMGPMINEGEAKRIEKWVNDAVAKGARVLIGGTRNGAIYDPTVLADVPPGSTLDKQEVFAPTVNLYPVDNLDEAIAKANDVDFGLHAGIFTSSIDNAFKAIQEVEVGGIIINDSSDYRIDMMPFGGVKNSGLGREGIKFALQEMTEPKVVCFNL
- a CDS encoding homoserine dehydrogenase, which produces MQKLAFIGFGVVGQGLAEILLEKKDILKEQYGYEFSVVAVSDFTKGSALDNNGLDLAKVLDLAKDGKISEYPGATTGLDALQTIEQADADAVIEVSYTDIKTGEPANSHFRASLEGGMHLVTTNKGPTALFFKELAELADEKDVMFRYEGTVVAGTPVLNLGEMCLAGCDIREIRGILNGTTNFILTNMETGKSYDDALKEAQELGFAEADPTADVEGFDALAKVVILAKSVMGAEISPADVDRTGITAITLEDIEKAKAEGMRWKLIGKVAKTASGVSASVKPEKVAVTDPLASVGGAMNALTFDTDLLGDVTIVGPGAGRKETGYSLLIDLLAIHGMTR